Within the Sulfurospirillum barnesii SES-3 genome, the region ACCCATTTTAAAGAGTGGAATTTTACCCTTTTAATTGTTAAAATAATATAAAAAAAGACTGAAAAATAGGGACTTAGAGTGAATATTTAATGCAACGATAGGTTGGGTCAAAGCGAAAGGCTAATAAATTCTCTAAAATACCAAAAAGAGCAAAAAAAGTGATAAAACTACTCCCGCCATAACTGTAAAAGGGCAGAGGAACGCCTACCACTGGTGCAAGCCCAATGGTCATGGAAATATTAACACCCATATAGAAAAAAATCATTAAAGAGATACCCGTAGTAATCACTTGTGTAAAATAATCATGTTTGAGCTTATAGGTCAATGTTATAAGATGCACAATAAGAAGTGCATAACAGCTAATCAATCCTAAAGCACCCCAAAAGCCTAAGCGTTCAACGGTGTAAGCAAAGATAAAATCGCTGGTTGAAATGGGTAGGAATTTGTAGTGTGTTTGTGTCGCTTCGTTACGGTCTTTTCCTGTAAGTCCCCCTGAACCAATCGCAATAATAGATTGTCTTACATGGTAACTAGGTGTTTCAGAGAGAAAATCAGAAATCCGCTTTTTTTGGTACTCATGGAGGTTATTGTAAAGTAAGGGACTGCTAATGCCTATAATAAGAGCAAGGGTCAACCAAATTTTTTTATTCACCCCAATGACAAAAAGAATCCCATAGCCTAAGAGGAGCAAAATAAGGGCTGTTCCTAAATCGGGCTCTTTTGCAATCAAAAGAAAGGGCAAAAGAATGTAAAAGCTCAGTTTAAAAAAGGACTTCCATCCATAACCATTGTGTTCAGGAGGATTGTGTTTAATAAGGTAGGCTAGCATGAGAATGAAAGCAGGTTTGAAAATTTCAGAGGGTTGAATCGTAAAATGGACAAACGGGATTTCAAGCCATCGTTTAGCCCCTAATTTGGAGATACCAAAAATGTCAACGCTGATTAAGAGGATAATGGTAAACCAATAAAAAAGCGGAATCAGCCATTCAATTTTTTTAATGGGAATGATAAAAAAAAAGACAAAAGCACAAAAACCAACAGCAAAATAAACAATTTGCTTATTCGCTAAGGTTGTGTTTGCCTCTGAAATCAAATAATAAGAGAGTGCGATGATAGGAATGACCAGTATAGGAATTAAAAAATCAAAATGTGTTAAGATTCGTCTATCAATTTGAAACACAACACTCCCTTACGTGATTTAGTTAGAAAATTCCTCGTTTTTACGAGCAATATATTTTAAAAGAAGAATGGAATTTAAAAGGGCAGTATATCAAAAAATAGAGAAAGTGGGTTGTATGGAGTTTACATGTAAAGTCTCAAAGCGCTTAGATGCCGCCATGAGTGAAGCCCTTGAATTGCCACGCAATCAAGTGGAAAAATTAATTAAAAATGTAGGCGTTTATGTGGATGGTGTTTTGACCCATAAATGTAGCCTAAAACTTGAAGAATCACAAGTGGTACGGTATGAATTTGTCCAAGCAGATGAATCAAAAAGTGCCTACGATGTCACTTTTGACGTACCTATTTTGTATGAAGATGAGGATTTACTCATTATCAATAAACCTCCTTTTTTAACGGTGCATGGCGCTCCTAGCGTGAAAGAAGCTACCTTGGTCGATTGGCTTAAAAAACGGGGTATTTCACTTTCTACCATTAGTGGTGAAGAGCGCCATGGGATTGTGCATCGTATTGATAAAGAGACCAGTGGTGCATTAGTGATTGCTAAAACCAATGAGGCACATGTCGCTTTAGCCTCCCAGTTAGAAGATAAAAGTATGGGACGGTATTATCTCGCATTAATTGATGTTCCCTTAAAAGAAAATGTGGTAGTAGATTTGCCTATTGGACGGAACCTAAACCACCGTTTAAAAATGGCAATTCAAAAAGAAGGTAGGAGCGCTAAGAGTGCTTTTTGTAAATTGGCTCTTTCTCATGATGGGAAGAAAGAGTTGATTTCTGCTAAACTTTTCACAGGAAGAACCCATCAAATACGGGTACATTTGGGTGCGCTTTCACGCCACATTCTTTATGATAGTTTATACGGCTTTAAGAGCCATCATGATAAAATCTCCCGTATTATGTTACATGCTTACATTTTGTATCTCAAACATCCACGTAGCGGAGAAATGTTACACATACGTGCTCCTTTATGGGACGATTTTGATACCTATTTAACACATCATTTCAATAAGGAAACAATTCATGAAACGATTACTTCAGATAGGATTATTGATGGCTTTAGCGCTCATGATAAGTGGGTGCACAAAAACACTTGAAACACCAAAAGAGCCTGTTATTGATGCCTCATTACCTTTGGTGGAAAACATACGAACACTTGCGAGTGGTAACGAAATTGGATTTGAATGGACACCCATTTATGGCAATACGATTGAGGGGTACTACTTATACCGTTTAGAGGGTGGGCGAATGAAAAAAATCGCTACGATTAAAGACAAATATGTTTCACATTATGTCGATACAAAGCTAGCACCCAATACAACGTACAGTTACCAAATGAGCACGTATGCTTCGGATAAGCATGAATCTGCTCCTAGCCTAAGCATCAGTGCAACAACAACGATGCCTGTTGCAAAAACACCAACCGTGGGAGTAGTGGAACCTGTTTCCTTTTTTACAGCTATTTCAGGGCTTCCTGCGCAAGCTAAAGTGATTTGGAGGCCTCATGCTTTGGAGAATGTAACAACGTATATTATTGAGCGTAATGAGTATAAATCGACCTCATGGGATGAGGTAGGCAAGGTTGAGGGGCGTTTAAACGCTGAATTTATTGATAAAGAGCTTTTGAACGATTATGTGTACCGTTACCGTGTAAAAGTCAAAACACACGATGGAGTTCTCTCTGCACCCTCTCAGGTGGTTGAAGCACGTACTAAGGCTGCGCCTAGGGGTATCGTCGGGGTTCAGGCTACGTCTGATTTACCTAAAAAAATTCTTCTCACATGGGAAGCATTTAGTGAGGCTGATTTCGCCTATTATAAAATTTATCGATCGCCTACTTCAAGCCTTTTTTACAGTTTTTATGGCAAAACCAACAGTACTGCGTTTGAGGATTTAATCAACGACAATGGCAAAATGTATTATTACAAAGTTGTGGCTGTCGATAAAGATGGATTAGAGTCTA harbors:
- a CDS encoding FtsW/RodA/SpoVE family cell cycle protein gives rise to the protein MFQIDRRILTHFDFLIPILVIPIIALSYYLISEANTTLANKQIVYFAVGFCAFVFFFIIPIKKIEWLIPLFYWFTIILLISVDIFGISKLGAKRWLEIPFVHFTIQPSEIFKPAFILMLAYLIKHNPPEHNGYGWKSFFKLSFYILLPFLLIAKEPDLGTALILLLLGYGILFVIGVNKKIWLTLALIIGISSPLLYNNLHEYQKKRISDFLSETPSYHVRQSIIAIGSGGLTGKDRNEATQTHYKFLPISTSDFIFAYTVERLGFWGALGLISCYALLIVHLITLTYKLKHDYFTQVITTGISLMIFFYMGVNISMTIGLAPVVGVPLPFYSYGGSSFITFFALFGILENLLAFRFDPTYRCIKYSL
- a CDS encoding RluA family pseudouridine synthase, yielding MEFTCKVSKRLDAAMSEALELPRNQVEKLIKNVGVYVDGVLTHKCSLKLEESQVVRYEFVQADESKSAYDVTFDVPILYEDEDLLIINKPPFLTVHGAPSVKEATLVDWLKKRGISLSTISGEERHGIVHRIDKETSGALVIAKTNEAHVALASQLEDKSMGRYYLALIDVPLKENVVVDLPIGRNLNHRLKMAIQKEGRSAKSAFCKLALSHDGKKELISAKLFTGRTHQIRVHLGALSRHILYDSLYGFKSHHDKISRIMLHAYILYLKHPRSGEMLHIRAPLWDDFDTYLTHHFNKETIHETITSDRIIDGFSAHDKWVHKNT
- a CDS encoding fibronectin type III domain-containing protein; translated protein: MKRLLQIGLLMALALMISGCTKTLETPKEPVIDASLPLVENIRTLASGNEIGFEWTPIYGNTIEGYYLYRLEGGRMKKIATIKDKYVSHYVDTKLAPNTTYSYQMSTYASDKHESAPSLSISATTTMPVAKTPTVGVVEPVSFFTAISGLPAQAKVIWRPHALENVTTYIIERNEYKSTSWDEVGKVEGRLNAEFIDKELLNDYVYRYRVKVKTHDGVLSAPSQVVEARTKAAPRGIVGVQATSDLPKKILLTWEAFSEADFAYYKIYRSPTSSLFYSFYGKTNSTAFEDLINDNGKMYYYKVVAVDKDGLESKQPENPVVGMTRPILSAPLVHAAKYDGRSVFMAWNSNENAIKYTITKEFKSAGETKTQSFTGIFENNFQDTDILLGVTYKYNIIAIDKFGIASKPSDSVMITIPKE